DNA sequence from the Neospora caninum Liverpool complete genome, chromosome VIIa genome:
CGCGTCCTCgatttttttctcgtttctgcaGGCATGCATGCGGTCCCGAAGCCCGTGACCTTCCAACGTTGTGAAAATCCGGACCTTTGGATCTCCACAGTCTGTTTTTCACAGTAGGTAATCTGGTTTTGCGCTCAAAAGGAAGCAGGCCGCGTGATCGAAGACATACCGTTTCCCTAGATTCGCCGAGAGACCGTCTGCTCTCGCCATCGCCCTTGTCGGTGGACCGAGTCCGACGGCGCGGCACTCCACGCTGctcagccccccccccctccccccctttTCGATCTCCAGAAAACCGACACACCACCGCCTCTTGTTGGCTGAATGCCTTCACGAAAGGCCTTCGCTGAAAGGATCCTTCGCGAACCTTGCGGTCGCCACCCACAAAGCGCACGGACTCGTGGACGCGAGAGCTCCGTGCGCGCAGCCTTTTCCCACTCTCACGAGTCGGCGCCCCAGAGCCTGCGCTCCTTTCCGATCCGTTGTTGGCCTGTCTCCTTGAAAGATTCCTCGGTTGTGCTCActcccgcgccttcccgcAACTCGCCATTCTGCAACCTACGGCTAAAACCGCGGCCCTCTCaccgccgccttcgcgtgCGCACACCAGGCACCGGCCGGGGCCAGGCCTCGGCAGAATGCCGATCTTTCTCTCCGAATGACTCCTCTCTTCAagtccccctctctctttgaaGCCGgctcgcttttctcgccgtgtGGACGTTCCCCTTTCTGCCGGAGCGGCTCCGGGCGGAGTCTCTGTTCCGCGCGTGGTAGGTCCGCCACGCTCCGAACGTCAGTGAGTTTTGCTTGGAGAACAGCGGCAAGGGTGCCCTGTTCACACACATCTGCACTTCCCGCAGAGGACTGCGCCGTCGCTCACCTCGCAGACACCCCCGGACTGAACGTGCTTCCGCGTCCCGCTTTCCCGCGGTCTTTCCGTCGGCCCGATGAAAGACACCTCCGAAGGATCctcgaaagaggagacacccgcggcGCCTGAAGACGGCGACCGTGGACAGAGtcgcggcgaagagacgacgaaggatcgctcttcgcccttcACCTCAGTctggcgcgtctccgacgaGTCCGCGTCGGGCCCCCACTGCCGCGAGGGATCTCTGCACAAGTTGATTGCCGCCAACAACATCTCCGGCGTCCGACTCTGGCTGTCGAACCCGATCTGCAGAGGCATGATCAACGACTTGAACCATGCCGGTGCGTCGGCGAGAGTGCGCGGTCCGAGCAACACCAGTAGCAAGATCCTTTTTCGCCGAGCTAGCTTGCAGAGCGCGTGACCTCAGAAACTTCAacgacacagacacacacgaacTGAACCCCAACCGCAAAGGGCTCTGCGTAACTCAGAGCCATGGTATACGTCCCTGTCTGTCCTAGGGTGCGGGGCGGTCTTGGTAATCAAATCCATAGGTAGTTCTCACCCGTGGCAAGGAAGAGTGTAGGTTCTCTCTGGCCGTCTTTTGCCAACAACGAGATCGAGTGCATAGCGTATTCACATATCACGTGAGACAGGCGTGTGTGCAAAGACGGACTGGCCCAAGAGAGTCCAGGTGTTCATCGCAGCATCCGCGGTGAGAATCTGCGCTTTTTTCGTGCCAGGGCTGGAGGGCGACTCGAGTGCGCGGTTCTGGTGTAGGTTCAGTTGTTTGTCTTCAACAGAGATGCGGGGATCTCTCGCGTCGACTTCCTACTCCAGTGTCTTTGTGGTTTCCGCGTCTGCACTGCGTTTAAGGTTGTTGCCGTTCGCACGGTTCCGGTTGTTAGTCTGTGCGGcacagcgaggagaagcgttCGGATAGAAATGGGGGGCGGAGCGGCGTCCCCGAGCTGGGCACAAGGAGACCTGGCGATTGTGTTTGCTGCACAATTCGATGAATGCTGATCAGCGGTTCGCCTGGGGAGTGTGTGCCTTTCGGTTTCTTGGCGactttcgcctctgtccgATCCGCCTGTCCTTTgttgctgcgtctccttttcaggTGAAACGCCGCTGCACGTCGCCGTCCAGTGCTGTAGCCCGCggatcctctctctcctgttggACCCTCCGGCGCTGCAGATTTCGCCTTCGTTGCTCGCGTCGTGTTCGCTCCGGCAGCCGCGGCCGCTCGCTGGTGCGACAGACGCGCCGTCTGTGGCTGCttcggcgcctgcggagaATGTCGCAGGCGCCGTCGTTTCGCCACGACCCGCTTGCGAACCCTCTCCAGCTTCGGACGCAGCTGCTACGGCCGAAGCCGCCTGCGCTAAGTTGGCGATGGCTGCGGCGTCTCGGGTGGATTTCAGTCTCTCCGTGGACGGCATTCCTACCCTACACCTGCTCATTGGACGCACGGCCTTTGGCGGCGCcaggggcgaagacgccatGGAGTGTCTGAAACGCATTTTGCTCCACATCGGCAGATACCAGCCTGGCGCAGCGGACAGATGTCCACGCTGTTCGcctgcgaaggcgagggcgtGCGGCCGCGACGTCTCCGAGCAAAGTGCCAAGGCGGAGGCGGTCGCGGGTCTCGACTGCTCGGCCCACGCCTCGGAGCCCCtggcgggaggcgaggacggcggcggTTCGGATTGGAAGCCTCAGTCGCGCTGCCCGTGTTGTGGCTTACCGGATGGCGGTGCGCGGCCGGAACGCAGCGAGGCCGGAGAGGCGTGCTGCCCAGCGTTTTTCCCGCCGCCGCGAAACACCCCGGCGGCAGACCGCGTCTTTCTCGACTTGGAGGAAACGGACGTCCAGGGCCGAACGCCTCTCCACCTGGCCTGTTCCTTCGGAGTGGCTGCAGTCGCCGAACTGTTGCTTCacgcaggcgcctcgccctgggctcggcggcgcggcgtGGCGCAGATGCCCCTCCACTCCGCCATCGACGCCGACGACCCGGCATGTTGCCTCCTGCTGCTCCGTCACTCAGTGCCCTGCCGATTTCTGGTGGACGCCGCGTGCCTCTGCGGCAGTCGCGGCGACCGGCCCGGCGGCTTGGCGTCGGACGCGCGGAGCCACGCGCTGGCTCTGAAGCGCTCTCCAGCCACGAAACTGAttttgcagctgctgcggcggTGCGTCAGACGGGGCGCGTGGAAGTGCTTCCGGGCTCTGCTGGCGTACCCGATGGAGCGGGGCCGCGCGCGGTCTCCCCTTGTCGACGCGGCTGCAGGgaacgcggaaggcgacgaaccAGCAGTGGCACGCAGACACGCAGCTTCGCCACTTTCCGCgaccagagacagcgcggcgcCGTGGTGCtcggcgctgcatgcgcttctgGATGACGGCTTCGCGGCATGGCTTTGCctcagagaagaggcgaggcgatCAGGTGCGGCGCCGGAGTTGCGGGCGCAGCTCCAGCGGGTTGTCGCGAAGAGCCCCGCGTGCTGCCAGGCTGCCGCTGCGTCTTGGGGGATGGCTTTGCCGGGAGATCTCGGCGACGGACCCGCGCGCGCTGTcaaggacgaggacgcgaaacACGGATTGCTTCAGGCGCTCGGTGGGgccagcggcgaggaagggctTTCGACACGAGGGGAAGGACGCACGATGGTTGTGACGCATGCCCTCTGTTTGGAGCACTTGCCACTTCCAGAGCCCGCGGACATGCCcctgaagagacacaaactCATGCAGAGGTTTCCGGAAAACCCAAGCCGACTGGAGGTGAGAGGGGGAGCTTGTGTGGTGGGATGTCTTTTCGTGTCCTTCCAGGTGTTTTTGTAGACCTGCATGCAACGCCTCCACACCGCCGCGCCGTCGGTTGCGCCCGAATCTTTGGCTGCTTgtcctgtgtgtctcgcaaGACGCGAGAACCTTTTGCTCGAGAACCGCACGCGCGGAGGCAGTCCTAGAACGTCTTCAGTTGAGCGTGAACAGCGAATCTGTGCTGGCCTAAGTGTGCACCAAAACTTCACTTGCCCGTGCGGtgcgcgtgtgcgtgtgcgtgtccCGGGGTAGAATCCGATTTCTCAAGCAACGCGTCTGCTTCCCCGTTTTTGCTTGTGGCCACGGCCAGGCGCCACGGAGGCCTCCTTCATTCCTCATTCTGTGTACTGGATTGCGCTCCTCGGGTTTCAGGTGGTAACGTCGGCTCGGTCTGGGATCCTGCGAACGCGCGAgttttctcctttgctcTGGATGGACGATCCCATgcctgcttctctgtcgGATATTTTGAGAGTCCATTCCATGTCTTATATCGCACGCCTCAAGCTCAGGTAAGGCGACGCTCGGCCCCCGGTGTCGGGATTCCAAAGGCAGACACAGCGGCGTGCGCCGAATAGCTGCCACAAGGCTGCCGAAGCGCTGACGCCAGGTTGCTGTATCCGACTGAGTTCGTGGAGATTGTCGCGCCGGGTGTCTTCCTACGTGTGGCACGGGCCCAAAAACGCAACTGTTTCAGAGGGGAGGCGCGGCTGCGTGCGCGCTTGCACGAGTCCACGAGGGCCCCTGTCCGTGTGGACACTGACAGAACCTGGCAGCCGGCTGTCTTGGCGGAATCCCTTCGCCTCGACTCTGCAGCTACCCAAGTGCCTCGGTCCTGAGCGCTGCATTCgatctctctccctcgcgacCTCGTGCAAACCTGAATCGCACACGCGTGGTGTGTCTGTTCGGTGAGCAGAGTAGAGGACGCGTTCGGTATCAGCACGCGCCTGCCGTCGCTCAGCCCTCCTTCCGAAACGCTGCGGGTATCGTCGCCCACTGGGGCCGCGGCCCTCGCAGCGGCGACTGCAGCTCTCGACTCGAAGCTGCAAAAGGAGCAGTACGAACAGCAGAAGCACCAGCAGATCGAGAACGTTGGCCCCGCGGGCCGGTAcagcttcgtcttcgccgacggagacactCCGGTCACTTGCTTCAGCTGGGCGGCGGCGGTCCACGCGGCTGGCGCGGTGATCGCTGCAGTCGACGCCGTCTGCGAGGGCAAATGCCGAAACGCGTTCTGCGCGGTGCGGCCTCCCGGGCATCATCTCGGCAACTGGGGCGCTGCCCAAACCGCGTCCAACAAGCTTACGGACGAAGACATCGCGTAAGGAtccgggagaagagagctgGGCTGTTCACAGAGGCATGCGGCCTGTAAACAGGGGTCGACGACCGGGGAGGGAAGCTCTGCGCGGGGATAAAGCGCGAAGAGAGTGGAACCGCGGCGGAGGACGAGGTTCGCGGTGTAGGGGTGAGAAGAGGAGCCCTCGCCGCCCACCGAAGCTGTGGCGCAGTTGCACGGTGCGCCACAGCTGCGGTCAATTGTGGCTGGCATGTGccgtgcgtttttttctcttttgctttcCCGCCTCCACCTGGTCCGGCTTCGCGCTCGTTTCTTTGCACTGGCCTTGCCTAGCGGGCGAGTCGCCTGCGTACCGAGCTCCAGCTGAGGTGTCGTGCCTGTTGAGCCTCCAGGGATCGgtggagggagacggcggcgcgcgtgTGAAGGCAAGAAGGGATCTGTGCGACGCTTTCCGTGTTTGCAGGGCGGGGAGTCAGGGCTTCTGTCTGCTGAACAACGTAGCCATCGGTGCGGCGTACGCAAAGTACAATTATGCCAGAAAAGGTAGGCAGCAAAGTGCGTCTGTTGCACTAAAAGGGAGGGCGGGCGGGGGAAATGCACCGTTGTCGCTGCGAAAGAATCTGGTTCTCCAAAGATGGGATGTTCTTCCGTTCGCCGAGTGGGCCAACCGGACAGTGCGCCGTGCTTCGCTCCTTTGAGGGCATGCGGAAAAAGCTGTTTTGATGTGGATCCGCGTCGGGAAGGCTGGGTCGCGGGGCTCCTTTTACGGACACAGTTCTCCAGAGGCCCGCAGCTCTTCAGTTGGTTGCATCCCGGGTAGGTTCACGCGTCGCACCAGGAGAAGTTGTCCCGCCTTTGGCCAGTTCCGAGGCCGCGTCCTTGCCGGATGGTCCTGTTGCAGGAATACGGCGAATAGCCGTTGTTGACTTCGACGTTCATCACGGGAATGGGACCGAGCAAATTATTCGGAATGTCGGCATGAAGATTCGGAAAGTAAAACAAGTAAGCCTTGCAGCGTCGAGTGCCGGCTGGCTGCGTGCGACTGTGGCCCACCGCGTTGCGTGCGCGGCGCCGTTTTCGCGGCCTCACCGAAGGCACAGAGTGTCTTTACTGCCtagacgcgcgcgcgtcaaACCCTTTCTCGCCGCACCTGAGAAACTTGGGCCGACGGCGTTGGCCCCTCCTTCGTATTTCTGCTCATCGTGTGCGAGGCGCAAGATGGCGAGTCCACGTTTCCGGCAAAACCTCCTGGGAAGGTTTGGCAAGGTTGTGCACGCGGTTCAAGTCTTTCCACTCTTCCGCTCCGCTCTGCGCTTCTTTGCTCCTTCAGCCGAAGGGTGCCGCCCTCCGTCTGTATCGGCGGGCTGCGGACGAACTCCGAGGCGCGCCTCTGGCGTCGAGCGACCTGAGAGACGCGCCAGCGTCTGGGG
Encoded proteins:
- a CDS encoding Histone deacetylase, related, which translates into the protein MKDTSEGSSKEETPAAPEDGDRGQSRGEETTKDRSSPFTSVWRVSDESASGPHCREGSLHKLIAANNISGVRLWLSNPICRGMINDLNHAGETPLHVAVQCCSPRILSLLLDPPALQISPSLLASCSLRQPRPLAGATDAPSVAASAPAENVAGAVVSPRPACEPSPASDAAATAEAACAKLAMAAASRVDFSLSVDGIPTLHLLIGRTAFGGARGEDAMECLKRILLHIGRYQPGAADRCPRCSPAKARACGRDVSEQSAKAEAVAGLDCSAHASEPLAGGEDGGGSDWKPQSRCPCCGLPDGGARPERSEAGEACCPAFFPPPRNTPAADRVFLDLEETDVQGRTPLHLACSFGVAAVAELLLHAGASPWARRRGVAQMPLHSAIDADDPACCLLLLRHSVPCRFLVDAACLCGSRGDRPGGLASDARSHALALKRSPATKLILQLLRRCVRRGAWKCFRALLAYPMERGRARSPLVDAAAGNAEGDEPAVARRHAASPLSATRDSAAPWCSALHALLDDGFAAWLCLREEARRSGAAPELRAQLQRVVAKSPACCQAAAASWGMALPGDLGDGPARAVKDEDAKHGLLQALGGASGEEGLSTRGEGRTMVVTHALCLEHLPLPEPADMPLKRHKLMQRFPENPSRLEVVTSARSGILRTREFSPLLWMDDPMPASLSDILRVHSMSYIARLKLRVEDAFGISTRLPSLSPPSETLRVSSPTGAAALAAATAALDSKLQKEQYEQQKHQQIENVGPAGRYSFVFADGDTPVTCFSWAAAVHAAGAVIAAVDAVCEGKCRNAFCAVRPPGHHLGNWGAAQTASNKLTDEDIAAGSQGFCLLNNVAIGAAYAKYNYARKGIRRIAVVDFDVHHGNGTEQIIRNVGMKIRKVKQPKGAALRLYRRAADELRGAPLASSDLRDAPASGDTGRADPCEMDSGAPDKTAAQDYVGEGGKVSGLPQSVGPVDVPQWMGWRDERDAEELFFASIHAFDGTFYPGTGADCEDYSFDGHAQDQIGGAFGGFAEDDFRFFTHALVRCAERTCEGRVVSVLEGGYSVSGGVSSTLAASVKEHLRGLMRTSSGGRRAVDAVRSERPEAAAESASGQAGGAIPGGKCDWADDVEVGDEAASDVTLSDVEESWRLLGEGSPRAMDSADSAAGLSDERREWKGSGDGRKADAWSWRRPREPKGLNGNEPADAQATVEIPADSGGVPERERGGEHAADLERYRALSREDK